The DNA segment AACTGTTGATAAAGTTCCAGAAAAATTTCTAAAATATATTGAAGGAACCGATGGGCTTTATGAAATCAGAGTAGAAGTAAGCGGAAATATTTTTCGCATATTTTGTTGCTTTGATAAAGGAAATGTTGTCGTCCTTTTCAATGCCTTTCAAAAGAAATCACAAAAGACTCCAAGACAAGAAATAGAACTTGCTATAAAATTAAAGAAAGAGTATTTCACACTAAAAAAATAAAACATTATGAAAAAGAACGAAGCAATACGTAAAGCAAAAAACTTTGATGAGTTGTTAGATGTTCAGTACGGAAAAATCGGGACAAAAAAGCGTGATGCGTTTGAAGCACGTGCGCAATATTTTGTTATCAGCGAAATGTTGAGAGAAGCGCGACGTGAAGCCGATTTGACGCAAGAACAACTAGCTGAAAAAGTTGGAACAAAGAAAAGTTATATCTCACGACTCGAAAATGGAAAATGCGATATTCAACTTTCTACATTGTATAGAATTTTTGAAGACGGATTAGGAAAACGCATCAGTTTACTCATTGCATAAAATAAATTTGAAACACAATGCTCTCTATTGCGTTGCATACGATATTACTTCCAAACCGCCAGCAACAATTGAATGGGAGTGAGAGGGAATTTGTATTTTGGTAAAAAACAACTGTTCTTGTTGATTAGCGATTGGCGTATTTGAATGGGGAGTTGTATAAATGAAGACTTAAAGTGTTTTCAATTTTCCTTTTACTTCGTCCACACTCGAATATCCTTTCTTCTCCATCAACTCTTGCAATTCTTTTTCAATTCTCTCAAAACATTTCACTCCTTCTTCAACGAGTATTGTTCCAATTTGCACTGCACTTGCGCCGCAAAGTAAATATTCAAAAACGTCACTTCCGGTTTCAATTCCTCCAACACCGATAATCGAAATATTTCTGTTCAGCAATTCATAAAACTTTCTCACGTTTGCAAGCGCAGTTGGTTTTGCATACTTCCCACCTATTCCGCCAAATCCGCCTTTCGGTTTTATCATCACCGTTTCTGTCTCAACATCAATCGCGAGTCCATTTCCCAATGAGTTTATACACGTTACGAATTCAAGAGGAAATTGATTCAACACGTTTGCCATTTGTTCAAAGTGAATGAAATCAAAATACGGAGGAAGTTTTACGCCAAGTGGCTTTTTGCAAACTGAAAAAACTTTTTCAAAAAGAATTTTTGATTGCTCAAAATCATATCCGACTTGTGGTTTACCGATGAGGTTGGGACACGATAAATTGAGTTCGAGCAAATCAATTTCTGTAACAGAAGAAAGTTCTCTTACAATCGTAACGTTATCATCAAACGTCATTCCCGAAACACTGACGATATACGGTTTTCCGAATCGCTTCAAGGACTTTGCAAACTCTGCATATTTTTTGTAGCCGAGATTCGGAATTCCCATCGAGTTAATGGAGCCATACGGAAGTGAATGATAACGCGGTGATGGATTTCCTTCGCGTGGTTCAAGTGTGCATGATTTGGAAAGTATCGCGCCGGATTTTGAATTGCCAATCGCTATTAGTTCTTCTAATGAAGTACACAATGCTCCGGAAGCATTGTAGATACACGATGGAAATGTTACATTTGCAATTGTTATGGAAAGTGAAATCATACGGAAAATTTTTGTGGGAAAATTTACAAAAAATCTAAAACCCTTTCCGTTTTTCTCACAGAAAATTTTCTATATTTGAGCCCGAAAATTTTCACGCCGTGTTTTCCTTCACTTCCGAATTAAAAAAATACAATGCCTCACCGAATTGAGGTACTCGCGCGCCACAGAGAAACGCGAGCCCAACTTCGTCGCTCAAAACTTCATTCTCTTGGTTTTGTTGACGTTCAGCGGTTTTATCTCCTTGATTGTATTACTATCTCTTCTCACTTTTCTCCGTTACAACTTCTAAAAATTTCTTCCGCATTATCAAATCCCGTTTCACAACAAGTTTTTATTGACGAGCCATTTCTTCCCAATGAATTTAAGTGGGCAATTGAAATCGGGTTTTTACCCGGTGTAACTGATAACATTGGAAATACAGCACGCGAAATTATTTTAGATTTATTTAGTTACAAGTCGCAAGTTTCGAGTTACGAGTTAATGCCGAGCAACTTGCAACTTGTAACATGTAACTCGCAATCTTCATCACTCCTCGACGAGTCGAGTCATCGACATCACTCAAATACTTCTTCAGTTTCCTCACATTCCACATCTCACATCTCACATCCGAAAGAATTCTCCGTTCATTCATCAACGCTAATGCTGCTTGATGGATTTCTTTCGATGGGACAAGTGCAAAAGATTTCAGAAGTGTTTGCAAATCCGCTCATCCACTCCATTCGTATAAAAAACAGAACTGCATATCGCAACGGAAACGGAATGGGAATTCATATTCCGAAAGTAGAATTGAAACCGCATCCGCAAGCAGATGAAGTACATTTAAATGTAAGTGATGAAGAACTTCTGAAAATTGGAAAGTTTGGAATTCTTGATAGAGTTGATGAAAGTGGAAATGTCAACGACTCGACTCGTCGAGAAATTCGTCGTGGTTCGCTTGCACTTGATTTAGAATATTTGAAAACGATTCAATCGTATTTCAAGTCGCTCGGAAGAAATCCCACTGATGTTGAACTTGAATCGCTTGCGCAAACGTGGAGCGAACATTGCAAACACACAATCTTCGCAGCGCAAATTGATGAAATTGAAGATGGAATTTTCAAACACTATATCAAACGCGCAACGGAAAAAATAAGAATAGCGAAAGGTGAAAACGATATTTGTATTTCTGTTTTTCACGATAATGCCGGTGGAATAATTTTCGATGAGAATTTTGTCGTTACGGATAAAGTGGAAACGCATAACACTCCATCTGCACTTGACCCGTTTGGCGGCGCGATTACCGGAATTCTCGGAGTGAATCGCGATGCGGTTGGATTTGGGAAAGGCGCAAAACCAATTCTCAATCGTTACGGATTTTGTTTCGGATTTCCTGATGATGAACAGGAACTCTATCGCGATAAAGAAAAATTCAATCCGTTACTTTCTTCAAAAAGAATAATGGAAGGTGTGATTGATGGCGTAAATGTCGGAGGAAATTGTTCCGGCATACCAACACCGCAAGGATTTTTGTATTTCAACGAGCGCTACAAAGGAAAACCTCTTGTGTTTGTCGGAACTGTGGGAATCATTCCAAGAAATTACGAATTACGAATTACGAATTACGAATTACAAAAAACCCCATCACTCCATAACTTCAACACCCTCATTGAGAAATGTGCTCAAATCGGCGATTATATTGTAATGATTGGCGGACGAGTTGGACAAGATGGAATTCACGGTGCGACATTTTCTTCCGAAGCATTACACGAAGCGAGTCCATCCACAGCGGTTCAAATCGGCGACGCAATTACTCAGAAAAAACTAAGTGATGCAATAGTTAAAGAAGCGCGCGATTTGAATTTATTCAACAGCATCACGGATAACGGCGCAGGTGGATTATCATGCTCCGTTGCAGAGATGGCGAAAGAGTGCGGCGGATGTTTTGTTGAACTGGAAAAAGTTCCGACGAAATATCCCAATCTTCCTCCATGGAAAATCTGGATTTCCGAATCGCAAGAACGTATGACTCTTGCAGTTCCGAAAGAAAAATGGACAGCATTTTCTGACTTAATGAATCGCCGTGGAATTGAAGCAACCATCATCGGAGAATTTACGAACAGCGGAAAATGCGTCGTAACATTTCACGGGAAAGAAGTGATGAACATTGATCTGCATTTTCTTCACGATGGATTGCCGAAGAAGGTTTTGAAAACAAATGAAAGAAAAGAGCATAGAGCAAAGAGCGTAGAGCAAGGAGTATGGAGCGAGGAACAACGAGACTCGAACAACGGAAAGAGTTTTTCATCTCAACTACTCAACTACTCAACTACTTCAAACACACATCACAAATCTCATATCGCAAATCTTTTACATCTTCTCTCCCATCCGAATCTCACAAGCACAGAATTTGTTTCGCAGCAATACGACCACACAGTTCAAGGAACGGGCATCATTAGTGGTTTGCAAGGCAAAGGACGCGTGAACGGAAACACGAGCGTGATTCGTCCGTTGTTTAATTCGTGGAAGGGAGTTTCTGTTTCGCAGGCATTGTATCCGCATCTCACGGAATCGGGTCCATACTTGACTGCAGGATTTACGATTGACCAAGCGATTCGCAATCTTGTCGCAGTAGGCACACCGTTGAACCACATTGCATTGCTCGATAATTTTTGTTGGTGCGATTCCAATAATCCAAAGCGATTGTGGCAATTGAAAGAAACTGCACGCGGTTGTTACGATTTTGCCGTTGATTTCGGAACGCCGTTTATTTCAGGCAAAGATTCGATGTTCAATGATTTTCATGGTTATGATGAAAATGGAAACGAAGTCAATATTTCCGCATTGCCAACGTTGTTAATTTCCTCACTCGGCGTTGTACAAGATGTACGAAAATGTCAAACGATGGATTTCAAATTTGCTGATGACGAAATTTTTCTTGTTGGAGAAAATTCATTTGATTCAAAAATCATAACACAAAAATCAACCTCGAATTGCAAAGTAATCGAAGAAGCAATTGAAAATGAAATTCTTTCTTCTTCCTATGCAATTGGTTATGGAGGAATAGAAATCGGTTTGGCAAAAATGAGTATTGCGGGACAACTCGGAATTGATGTTCAACTTGATGATGAGTTTATATTTTCAGAAACCACATCAAGATTTCTTGTAACTGTTACCAAAGAAAATGTAAAGCAATTTTCCGAAATGGTTTCTCGGCACAATTCAACCGCAACAAAATTAGGAACAGTTCTTTCTTCAGAAATATTTTCCATCAAGAATTTGAAGAATGAAAGCATCATCGAAACAAGTATTGAAGAATTAGAAAACGCATACAGAAAAACATTTTTGAATTATTGAAATTATTATTTCTCGCAAAGGCGCAAAGACAACAAAGAAACTTTATGCGACTTGGCGTCTTTGCGTGATAAAAACATGAAACCAAAAACATTCATACTCTCTGGCTACGGATTCAACTGCGAAGAAGAAACGAAAATCGCGTTTGAACTTTCCGGCGGAAGCGCAGAAATTATTCATATCAACGATTGGATTGATAACAAAAATCAAATCCGTGAATATCAAATCTTTGCAATTCCCGGAGGGTTTTCGTACGGTGATGATACGGGTTCGGGAAATGCAATGGCAAATAAAATCCGCAATCATTGTTGGGACGAATTGCTGAAATTTATTTCCGAAGATAAACTCGTCATCGGTATTTGCAATGGATTTCAAGTGCTCGTCAATTTGGGTTTACTTCCCGCGGTGAACGGCGAGTATGGAAAACGAACTGCCGCAATGTTGCACAATACTTCTGCGCGGTACATCAATCGCTGGGTAAATGTGAAAACTACGAGCGAAAAATGTATCTTCACGAAAAATATTTCGCAAATGTTCATTCCTGTTGCGCACGGAGAAGGAAACTTTTTTGTGGAAGTTGAAACACTTTCTCACTTAAAGGCGAACGAACAAATTGCCTTACGTTATGTTTGCGAAGATGGAACAAACGCAAACGGAGAATTTCCATCTAATCCCAACGGTTCACTGGATGATATTGCAGGAATGTGCGATGCGAGCGGTAGAGTGTTTGGTTTGATGCCTCATCCTGAACGAGGAATGTTTTTTACGCAACGACCCGATTGGACTTTGCTGAAGGAAAAATTGAAACGCGAAGAAAAACCACTTCCTGAATGGAATGATGGAATAGAAATTTTTAGAAATGCAGTACATTATTTTTAGTCACGAATTTCACAAATTAGCACTACAATAATTCGTGAACATTCGTGTAATTAGTGGCAAATAA comes from the Ignavibacteria bacterium genome and includes:
- a CDS encoding type II toxin-antitoxin system RelE/ParE family toxin; the protein is MERQIIFHRQYFIDFYLKQTETVQEKIGYVFRIIKTVDKVPEKFLKYIEGTDGLYEIRVEVSGNIFRIFCCFDKGNVVVLFNAFQKKSQKTPRQEIELAIKLKKEYFTLKK
- a CDS encoding helix-turn-helix transcriptional regulator → MKKNEAIRKAKNFDELLDVQYGKIGTKKRDAFEARAQYFVISEMLREARREADLTQEQLAEKVGTKKSYISRLENGKCDIQLSTLYRIFEDGLGKRISLLIA
- a CDS encoding dihydroorotate oxidase, which gives rise to MISLSITIANVTFPSCIYNASGALCTSLEELIAIGNSKSGAILSKSCTLEPREGNPSPRYHSLPYGSINSMGIPNLGYKKYAEFAKSLKRFGKPYIVSVSGMTFDDNVTIVRELSSVTEIDLLELNLSCPNLIGKPQVGYDFEQSKILFEKVFSVCKKPLGVKLPPYFDFIHFEQMANVLNQFPLEFVTCINSLGNGLAIDVETETVMIKPKGGFGGIGGKYAKPTALANVRKFYELLNRNISIIGVGGIETGSDVFEYLLCGASAVQIGTILVEEGVKCFERIEKELQELMEKKGYSSVDEVKGKLKTL
- a CDS encoding phosphoribosylformylglycinamidine synthase; its protein translation is MPSNLQLVTCNSQSSSLLDESSHRHHSNTSSVSSHSTSHISHPKEFSVHSSTLMLLDGFLSMGQVQKISEVFANPLIHSIRIKNRTAYRNGNGMGIHIPKVELKPHPQADEVHLNVSDEELLKIGKFGILDRVDESGNVNDSTRREIRRGSLALDLEYLKTIQSYFKSLGRNPTDVELESLAQTWSEHCKHTIFAAQIDEIEDGIFKHYIKRATEKIRIAKGENDICISVFHDNAGGIIFDENFVVTDKVETHNTPSALDPFGGAITGILGVNRDAVGFGKGAKPILNRYGFCFGFPDDEQELYRDKEKFNPLLSSKRIMEGVIDGVNVGGNCSGIPTPQGFLYFNERYKGKPLVFVGTVGIIPRNYELRITNYELQKTPSLHNFNTLIEKCAQIGDYIVMIGGRVGQDGIHGATFSSEALHEASPSTAVQIGDAITQKKLSDAIVKEARDLNLFNSITDNGAGGLSCSVAEMAKECGGCFVELEKVPTKYPNLPPWKIWISESQERMTLAVPKEKWTAFSDLMNRRGIEATIIGEFTNSGKCVVTFHGKEVMNIDLHFLHDGLPKKVLKTNERKEHRAKSVEQGVWSEEQRDSNNGKSFSSQLLNYSTTSNTHHKSHIANLLHLLSHPNLTSTEFVSQQYDHTVQGTGIISGLQGKGRVNGNTSVIRPLFNSWKGVSVSQALYPHLTESGPYLTAGFTIDQAIRNLVAVGTPLNHIALLDNFCWCDSNNPKRLWQLKETARGCYDFAVDFGTPFISGKDSMFNDFHGYDENGNEVNISALPTLLISSLGVVQDVRKCQTMDFKFADDEIFLVGENSFDSKIITQKSTSNCKVIEEAIENEILSSSYAIGYGGIEIGLAKMSIAGQLGIDVQLDDEFIFSETTSRFLVTVTKENVKQFSEMVSRHNSTATKLGTVLSSEIFSIKNLKNESIIETSIEELENAYRKTFLNY
- the purQ gene encoding phosphoribosylformylglycinamidine synthase I codes for the protein MKPKTFILSGYGFNCEEETKIAFELSGGSAEIIHINDWIDNKNQIREYQIFAIPGGFSYGDDTGSGNAMANKIRNHCWDELLKFISEDKLVIGICNGFQVLVNLGLLPAVNGEYGKRTAAMLHNTSARYINRWVNVKTTSEKCIFTKNISQMFIPVAHGEGNFFVEVETLSHLKANEQIALRYVCEDGTNANGEFPSNPNGSLDDIAGMCDASGRVFGLMPHPERGMFFTQRPDWTLLKEKLKREEKPLPEWNDGIEIFRNAVHYF